From Lolium perenne isolate Kyuss_39 chromosome 5, Kyuss_2.0, whole genome shotgun sequence, a single genomic window includes:
- the LOC127300750 gene encoding uncharacterized protein, translating to MPNAENKLFRMTSADANIAALHKEWDDARCPICMDHPHNAVLLLCSCHDKGCRSYICDTSYRHSNCLDRYRKMKVNHMDSSSQPSSSLPRDTSNQTVEQRSRFGLNRESSRLLIDVPEFREDLGHQHVIHSSAVISGQHEATNHNQEPNLTLEAHHGEGSEPAESAEASSFNQLICPLCRGAVKCWEIIKDARQYLDEKPRACSREGCAFSGTYGALRRHARRVHPKTRPADVDPSRRRAWHRLENQREYGDILSAIGSAMPGAAVFGDYAIEGGDMLLHDREGSGPSERSGSLLTTLLLFHMMSSSPVRSGDELRVASRGLRRQRRRYLWGENLLGIPYDDDEEDNLDEEVQRPRSRRRFRRSRSEERH from the coding sequence ATGCCAAATGCAGAGAACAAGTTGTTCAGGATGACAAGTGCAGATGCCAATATTGCTGCGCTGCACAAGGAATGGGATGATGCTCGGTGTCCAATTTGCATGGACCATCCCCACAACGCCGTTCTCTTGTTGTGCAGTTGTCATGACAAAGGATGCAGATCCTACATATGTGATACGAGCTATAGACACTCAAATTGCCTAGACAGGTACAGGAAAATGAAAGTGAACCACATGGACAGTTCATCACAGCCAAGCTCTTCCTTGCCCAGAGATACGAGTAACCAAACTGTTGAGCAGAGATCTCGTTTTGGTCTCAACAGAGAAAGCTCCAGACTGTTAATAGATGTACCCGAATTCCGTGAAGATCTAGGTCATCAACATGTCATTCACAGCTCTGCGGTCATATCAGGACAACATGAAGCAACTAACCATAATCAGGAACCAAATTTAACACTGGAAGCTCATCATGGAGAAGGAAGTGAGCCAGCGGAGTCAGCTGAGGCATCCAGCTTCAACCAATTGATATGCCCATTGTGTAGGGGTGCTGTCAAGTGCTGGGAGATCATCAAAGATGCCAGACAGTATTTGGATGAGAAGCCAAGAGCTTGCTCGAGGGAAGGATGTGCATTTTCTGGTACCTATGGTGCTCTACGTAGACATGCCAGGAGGGTCCACCCCAAAACAAGGCCTGCTGATGTGGACCCATCAAGACGCCGTGCGTGGCACCGCCTGGAGAACCAGCGGGAGTATGGTGACATACTGAGCGCAATTGGGTCAGCTATGCCTGGGGCTGCTGTGTTTGGAGATTATGCTATTGAAGGTGGTGATATGTTGTTACATGACCGTGAAGGCAGTGGGCCAAGTGAACGAAGTGGTTCTTTGTTGACAACACTTTTACTATTCCACATGATGAGCAGTAGTCCTGTGAGATCAGGAGATGAGTTAAGAGTCGCATCAAGGGGCCTGAGAAGGCAGAGGCGACGCTATCTGTGGGGAGAAAACTTATTAGGTATCCCttacgatgatgacgaggaggataaCCTAGATGAAGAGGTTCAGAGGCCAAGGAGTCGCCGAAGGTTCAGAAGATCAAGGTCGGAGGAGCGGCACTGA